From the Leptospira sp. WS60.C2 genome, one window contains:
- a CDS encoding DUF1993 family protein, translating to MNESMIYEITVQSFQRGLGNLIKILKKAETHAESKKFPFENLLNARLFPDQFPLTKQIQIACDTAKLCVARISGKDAPKHDDTEANLSELKTRIQSVLQYLETYQTSDFKTVSEIKVSQPRWEGQYLTGWEYLTHHAIPNFYFHITTAYAILRHNGVEIGKKDYLGEMPFKK from the coding sequence ATGAATGAATCCATGATTTATGAAATCACTGTCCAATCCTTTCAAAGAGGACTGGGCAACTTAATTAAAATTCTAAAGAAAGCGGAAACTCATGCGGAAAGTAAAAAGTTTCCATTTGAGAATTTACTGAATGCAAGACTCTTCCCTGACCAATTCCCTTTAACCAAACAAATCCAAATTGCTTGTGATACTGCAAAACTGTGTGTGGCTCGTATTTCGGGCAAAGATGCACCCAAACATGATGATACTGAAGCAAATTTAAGTGAACTGAAGACAAGGATCCAATCGGTTCTCCAATATTTGGAAACATATCAAACATCAGATTTTAAGACGGTTTCTGAAATCAAAGTGTCTCAACCAAGATGGGAAGGACAATACTTAACGGGATGGGAATACCTTACCCACCATGCGATTCCCAATTTTTATTTCCACATCACAACTGCTTATGCGATTCTACGTCATAATGGTGTGGAGATTGGAAAAAAAGATTATTTGGGTGAGATGCCATTTAAGAAATAA
- a CDS encoding glycogen/starch synthase has translation MKILHASAEYFPYIKMGGLADMLASLTKEQAKTEEVYVALPLIGTMGKEPKWTGKEYKAILPEDANETTMAVSLLSSAKFLEAEESDVKLYFFDSELFRHLPSIYGQAEEHYRFAIFSYACYALSQILKAEVFHAHDWHTALSLALQKNSPKIIPSLFTIHNLAYQGDHPHWMTGFLKEDPFRLVTSPFDHNEKCNYMKAGILSAGQITTVSPGYREETLREPNGFGLSYVLNKRGNDYTGILNGIDAEEWNPDSDERIFQTYSVKHWKEGKRKNKELLFQEIGRPHLPLDVPLIGLIGRLTYQKGFPTFLQAFLERRHLPHRYVVLGSGDTETENAFFHLSDVMPDVFYFYRGYNESLAHKIEAASDFFLMPSLFEPCGLNQMYSHAYGTIPIVSRVGGLKDTVEESSDIRFKTGIVFEPNDASSLGYALERAKDLYFSTEIESVVKNMMNLDWTWTKRKLEYDSVYQKAIELLK, from the coding sequence ATGAAGATTCTCCACGCATCTGCAGAATATTTTCCCTACATCAAAATGGGGGGACTTGCCGACATGCTCGCCTCACTCACCAAAGAACAGGCAAAGACAGAAGAAGTTTATGTCGCATTGCCCCTGATTGGAACGATGGGAAAAGAGCCAAAGTGGACGGGAAAGGAATACAAGGCAATCCTTCCGGAAGATGCCAATGAAACCACGATGGCAGTTTCCCTTCTTTCCTCGGCAAAGTTTTTAGAGGCAGAAGAATCAGATGTAAAATTGTACTTTTTTGATTCCGAGCTCTTTCGACACCTTCCCTCCATCTATGGACAAGCAGAGGAACACTATCGATTTGCCATTTTCTCTTATGCTTGTTATGCGCTAAGCCAAATTCTGAAAGCAGAAGTCTTTCATGCCCACGATTGGCACACAGCCTTGTCACTTGCCTTACAAAAAAATTCACCCAAGATCATCCCTTCCCTCTTTACCATCCACAACCTAGCCTACCAAGGAGATCATCCGCATTGGATGACCGGTTTTTTAAAAGAAGATCCCTTTCGATTGGTCACAAGTCCATTTGACCACAATGAAAAATGCAATTATATGAAGGCAGGGATTTTGTCTGCAGGGCAAATCACAACTGTAAGCCCTGGTTACAGAGAAGAAACATTGAGGGAACCTAATGGCTTTGGGTTGAGTTATGTTCTAAACAAACGTGGGAATGATTATACTGGGATCTTAAACGGGATCGATGCCGAGGAATGGAACCCAGATTCGGACGAACGAATTTTCCAAACGTACTCAGTGAAACATTGGAAAGAAGGGAAACGAAAAAACAAAGAACTCCTCTTCCAAGAAATTGGTAGACCCCATTTGCCTTTGGATGTTCCTCTCATTGGACTCATTGGTCGGCTCACCTACCAAAAAGGATTCCCCACATTTTTACAGGCATTTTTAGAAAGACGCCACCTTCCACATCGTTATGTGGTCCTCGGATCGGGAGACACAGAAACAGAAAATGCCTTTTTTCATTTATCGGATGTGATGCCCGATGTGTTTTATTTTTACCGAGGTTACAATGAATCTCTTGCTCACAAAATAGAAGCAGCGAGTGATTTTTTTCTTATGCCATCCCTCTTTGAACCTTGTGGTCTGAATCAAATGTACAGCCATGCGTATGGAACCATTCCGATTGTATCGCGAGTCGGTGGGCTCAAAGATACTGTGGAAGAATCGTCTGACATACGTTTCAAAACGGGAATTGTCTTTGAACCGAATGACGCGAGTTCGCTGGGGTATGCTTTGGAACGAGCAAAGGATCTTTATTTCTCTACAGAGATTGAATCCGTAGTGAAAAACATGATGAATCTAGATTGGACTTGGACCAAACGCAAATTAGAGTATGATTCTGTTTATCAAAAAGCCATCGAACTTTTGAAATAA
- the pckA gene encoding phosphoenolpyruvate carboxykinase (ATP), whose product MSVSTNLKGLAELGLKPSEVFHNLSYEEIYQHELNNKEGVTSDNGTMMVDTGIFTGRSPKDKYFVDEPSSTGNIWWGPVNTKVSEAIFNELYAEVTKFLDNKKLYVFDGHAGTNDDTRISLRVVTERAWQHHFCTNMFLRPTKEELAKLNPEFTIINASGYKNAKYKEHGLNSEVFVIFHLAKKICIIGGTEYGGEMKKGIFSVMNYYLPLKNVLTMHCSANVGKDGDSALFFGLSGTGKTTLSTDPNRKLIGDDEHGWDDNGIFNIEGGCYAKTINLDPKTEPEIYAAIRRDALLENVVFDPTTKKVDYSSAAKTENTRVSYPIFHIDNIQPGSKAGHPNTVIFLTYDAYGVLPAVSKLSIEQAMYHFLSGYTAKVAGTERGVKEPQATFSACFGQAFMTLHPTYYAKLLGEKMKKHKVNAYLINTGLVGGKYGVGKRMNLPATRQIINEILNGNIEKSEFEKHPVFQVSFPKSVNGVDSHILNPRNAWENKEEYDKTALDLAKQFIENYKKYLTGSKEFDYSQYGPVA is encoded by the coding sequence ATGTCAGTATCTACTAATCTAAAAGGCCTTGCTGAACTCGGCCTAAAACCGTCCGAAGTCTTCCATAACTTATCATACGAAGAAATTTACCAGCACGAATTGAATAACAAAGAAGGTGTTACTTCTGATAATGGAACGATGATGGTGGATACAGGAATTTTTACGGGCCGTTCTCCAAAGGACAAATACTTTGTAGATGAGCCTTCCTCAACTGGCAACATTTGGTGGGGACCTGTGAACACAAAGGTTTCCGAAGCCATTTTCAATGAACTCTACGCTGAAGTCACAAAATTCCTCGATAACAAGAAATTATACGTATTTGATGGCCACGCAGGAACCAACGATGACACACGCATCTCTCTCCGTGTAGTGACTGAAAGAGCTTGGCAACACCACTTTTGCACCAACATGTTCCTTCGCCCAACCAAAGAAGAACTCGCAAAACTCAACCCAGAGTTTACGATCATCAACGCTTCTGGTTACAAAAACGCAAAATACAAAGAACACGGCCTCAATTCTGAAGTGTTTGTGATCTTTCACTTAGCAAAAAAAATCTGTATCATCGGTGGAACAGAATACGGTGGGGAAATGAAAAAAGGGATTTTCTCTGTCATGAACTACTACCTTCCACTCAAAAACGTTCTCACAATGCACTGCTCTGCCAACGTGGGTAAAGATGGAGATAGCGCTCTTTTCTTTGGTTTATCTGGAACAGGAAAAACAACTCTTTCCACAGACCCAAATCGTAAACTCATCGGTGATGATGAACATGGTTGGGACGACAATGGAATTTTCAACATTGAAGGTGGTTGTTACGCAAAAACCATCAACTTAGATCCAAAAACAGAACCAGAAATCTATGCAGCGATCCGTCGTGATGCCCTTCTCGAAAACGTAGTCTTCGATCCAACAACTAAAAAAGTAGATTACTCTTCTGCTGCGAAAACAGAAAACACTCGTGTTTCGTATCCAATCTTTCACATCGACAACATCCAACCAGGATCCAAAGCAGGTCACCCAAACACTGTGATCTTCCTGACTTACGATGCTTACGGTGTGCTTCCTGCCGTGTCCAAACTTTCCATCGAACAAGCGATGTACCACTTCCTTTCTGGTTACACAGCAAAGGTTGCAGGAACTGAGCGCGGTGTAAAAGAACCACAAGCAACATTCTCTGCTTGTTTTGGTCAGGCGTTTATGACTCTTCACCCAACATACTATGCAAAACTACTTGGTGAAAAAATGAAAAAACACAAAGTAAATGCATACCTCATCAACACAGGTCTTGTCGGTGGAAAGTATGGTGTTGGAAAACGAATGAATCTTCCTGCCACTCGCCAAATCATCAATGAAATCCTCAACGGAAACATTGAAAAATCCGAGTTTGAAAAACACCCAGTCTTCCAAGTGTCTTTCCCTAAATCCGTGAACGGTGTGGATTCTCATATCCTAAACCCTCGTAACGCTTGGGAAAACAAAGAAGAATACGACAAAACAGCTTTAGACCTTGCAAAACAATTCATTGAGAACTACAAAAAATACCTCACTGGTTCCAAGGAATTTGATTACAGCCAATACGGTCCAGTAGCGTAA